From the genome of Desulfobaculum xiamenense, one region includes:
- a CDS encoding glycosyltransferase family 4 protein yields MPNASILYVVTEDWYFWKHRVPLARAARDAGYRVSVAACAGEYAQRIRDEGFTFHPLGMNRRSTGPIQQLAAIRELAALYRWTRPDIVHHVALKPILLGCVAARLAHVSHVVNAVTGLGYVFVREGLRRAILRTVISQWLRLALTRPETRIIFQNPDDLELFTSCGIAPCESCTLILGSGVDTTLFHPCPEPEGPPVILFAARMIWDKGAAVLVEAARLMRQRNVKFRIVLAGVPDSHNPQAIPEETLAAWSREPGVEWIGYCNDMPGLLARSHIVCLPTHYREGIPLALIEAAAAGKPIVTTNTPGCREIVRHERNGLLVPERDPERLAEALTTLVTSAETRKVMGTASRALALNGFSIDSVASRTLDLYASMLETDHE; encoded by the coding sequence TTGCCCAACGCCTCGATCCTCTACGTCGTCACCGAGGACTGGTACTTCTGGAAACATCGCGTTCCGCTGGCCCGGGCCGCACGCGATGCGGGCTACCGCGTTTCCGTTGCCGCCTGCGCCGGGGAATACGCCCAGCGCATCCGCGACGAAGGATTCACCTTCCATCCGCTGGGCATGAATCGCCGCAGCACCGGTCCCATCCAACAGCTCGCCGCAATCAGGGAGCTTGCCGCGCTCTATCGTTGGACCCGGCCGGACATCGTCCATCACGTCGCGCTCAAGCCCATCCTGCTCGGTTGTGTGGCGGCGCGGCTGGCCCACGTAAGCCACGTGGTCAACGCGGTCACCGGGCTCGGCTACGTCTTCGTGCGCGAAGGCCTGCGCCGCGCCATCCTGCGTACCGTCATCTCGCAGTGGCTGCGCCTTGCCCTCACCCGCCCCGAAACGCGCATCATCTTCCAGAATCCCGACGATCTCGAACTCTTCACGAGTTGCGGCATCGCTCCGTGCGAATCCTGCACGCTCATTCTCGGGTCGGGAGTGGACACCACGCTCTTCCACCCCTGTCCCGAACCCGAAGGACCGCCGGTCATCCTCTTCGCCGCCCGCATGATCTGGGACAAGGGCGCGGCAGTGCTCGTGGAGGCCGCACGCCTGATGCGACAGCGCAACGTCAAATTCCGCATCGTGCTGGCCGGAGTACCCGACAGTCACAACCCCCAGGCCATTCCGGAGGAGACGCTTGCCGCTTGGAGCCGGGAACCGGGGGTTGAATGGATCGGCTACTGCAACGACATGCCCGGCCTACTCGCCCGCAGTCACATCGTCTGCCTGCCGACACACTATCGCGAGGGCATCCCCCTCGCCCTCATCGAGGCCGCAGCGGCGGGAAAACCCATCGTCACCACAAACACGCCGGGGTGCAGGGAAATCGTCCGCCACGAACGCAACGGGCTTCTCGTTCCGGAGCGCGACCCCGAACGTCTGGCCGAAGCGCTGACGACACTCGTCACCTCCGCCGAAACGCGCAAGGTCATGGGCACGGCCAGCCGCGCCCTTGCCCTGAACGGCTTCTCCATCGACAGCGTCGCATCCCGCACGCTCGACCTCTACGCATCCATGCTGGAGACCGACCATGAATGA
- a CDS encoding UDP-glucose 4-epimerase family protein produces MNDTPGLPIICVTGANGFVGRHLLRLLTSRGHTVRAAVRLAMAPILPPAEDIHYQQSACGNVGPDTDWSAFLEGADCVVHLAARVHVMHDSHPDPESAFREVNVLGTKRLAEQAADAGVRRLVFVSTAKVNGEGRAAPYTPADAPAPDDAYARSKHQAEMALAEVCARTGLECVIVRPPLVYGPGVGANFLRLMRAVDNGLPLPLGAIHNRRSLLFSGNLADVLATCAAHPNAAGHTFLASDGEDVSTPDLIRRIARALGRRARLWNIPPSLLALAAALTGRGPAIRRLTGSLAVDASALRDGIGWTPPFSLDQGLAETADWFIRSRRMHPGARQ; encoded by the coding sequence ATGAATGACACCCCCGGCCTCCCGATCATCTGCGTCACCGGCGCGAACGGCTTCGTCGGTCGTCATCTGCTGCGGCTGCTGACCAGCCGTGGACACACCGTGCGCGCGGCGGTGCGCCTGGCCATGGCCCCCATCCTTCCGCCAGCCGAGGACATCCACTATCAACAGAGCGCCTGCGGCAACGTGGGGCCGGACACGGACTGGAGCGCATTTCTGGAAGGGGCCGACTGTGTCGTCCATCTCGCCGCGCGCGTACACGTGATGCACGACAGCCACCCCGACCCGGAATCCGCATTCCGCGAAGTGAACGTGCTTGGCACGAAACGGCTGGCCGAACAGGCCGCCGACGCTGGCGTGCGCAGGCTGGTCTTCGTCAGCACGGCGAAGGTCAACGGCGAGGGCCGCGCCGCGCCCTACACACCCGCCGACGCCCCGGCACCGGACGATGCCTACGCGCGTTCCAAGCATCAGGCTGAGATGGCGCTTGCCGAGGTCTGCGCCCGAACGGGACTCGAATGCGTGATCGTGCGCCCGCCGCTGGTGTACGGTCCCGGCGTGGGCGCGAACTTCCTGCGGCTCATGCGCGCGGTGGACAACGGCCTGCCCCTGCCGCTGGGGGCCATCCACAACCGCCGAAGCCTGCTCTTTTCCGGTAATCTGGCCGATGTTCTCGCCACCTGCGCCGCGCATCCCAATGCGGCGGGGCACACCTTCCTTGCCAGCGATGGGGAGGACGTCTCCACGCCGGACCTCATCCGACGCATCGCCCGCGCCCTTGGCCGCAGGGCGCGGCTGTGGAACATCCCACCCTCGCTGCTCGCCCTCGCCGCCGCTCTGACCGGACGAGGCCCGGCAATCCGCCGTCTTACCGGTTCCCTCGCCGTGGACGCATCCGCCCTGCGCGATGGCATCGGCTGGACCCCACCCTTCTCCCTCGATCAGGGACTGGCCGAAACGGCCGACTGGTTCATCCGCTCCCGCCGCATGCATCCCGGAGCGAGGCAGTGA
- a CDS encoding glycosyltransferase family 4 protein, with protein sequence MIRIAAFCAVSAALSFALTRIVRTIALRRAMIDIPNERSSHTVPTPRGGGLGFVTAFLVLGSLDAVTGQWFAPPQAMRVFAVIIPLVLLGLADDAWNLPARSRLPVHLLLGGLTCALFGPVPLPFAPDMGTPGLIVQWAVTIVGTAALINFYNFMDGLDGLVAGTALVQMFFLAIQLDQPLWLLLAAGIAGFLPWNWPRASIFMGDAASTTLGACAAIAIVGCPTRGLAAEALAVTLPLTVDATYTILRRLSRRENIFHAHRSHIYQRLHNTAGWSHARVTTLYIALTILCALAITAFADYGPATCIALCLALLPLAELHIRRFASKTS encoded by the coding sequence GTGATTCGCATCGCCGCATTCTGCGCAGTGAGCGCCGCGCTCTCCTTCGCGCTCACCCGCATCGTTCGGACCATCGCCCTTCGCCGCGCCATGATCGACATCCCCAACGAGCGCAGTTCCCACACCGTTCCCACGCCACGCGGGGGCGGGTTGGGCTTCGTTACCGCATTCCTCGTGCTGGGGAGCCTCGACGCGGTCACGGGGCAATGGTTCGCTCCGCCGCAGGCCATGCGCGTCTTCGCGGTCATCATCCCGCTCGTGCTCCTCGGCCTCGCGGACGACGCATGGAACCTCCCGGCCCGCTCGCGCCTGCCCGTGCATCTGCTTCTGGGCGGGTTGACCTGCGCCCTGTTCGGCCCTGTGCCGCTGCCCTTCGCACCGGACATGGGAACGCCGGGCCTTATCGTGCAATGGGCGGTGACCATCGTGGGCACCGCCGCGCTCATCAACTTCTACAACTTCATGGACGGACTGGACGGACTCGTGGCCGGGACGGCGCTGGTCCAAATGTTCTTCCTCGCCATCCAGCTCGACCAGCCGCTGTGGCTGCTCCTTGCGGCGGGCATCGCCGGATTCCTGCCGTGGAACTGGCCCCGGGCCAGCATATTCATGGGCGACGCCGCCAGCACCACACTCGGCGCATGCGCGGCCATCGCCATCGTGGGCTGCCCCACACGCGGACTCGCCGCCGAAGCGCTGGCCGTCACGCTGCCACTGACCGTCGACGCCACCTACACCATCCTGCGCAGGCTCTCGCGCCGGGAAAACATCTTCCACGCCCACCGCAGCCACATCTACCAGCGCCTGCACAATACGGCAGGCTGGTCACACGCCAGAGTGACAACGCTCTACATCGCGCTGACCATCCTCTGCGCCCTCGCCATCACCGCATTTGCGGATTACGGCCCCGCGACATGCATCGCCCTCTGCCTTGCACTGCTTCCGCTTGCCGAACTGCACATTCGCCGTTTCGCCTCAAAAACAAGTTGA
- a CDS encoding polysaccharide biosynthesis protein gives MNKRLKSINFYVLIALDAGLVSVAHLLAYLTRFEFDIPPQHLQQLVAVLPMLVPIKLVCFLSFDLYKGMWRYTSLPELVDIAKGTAVASVLVLAYVVLFHNFQGFSRSVFILDALYTVALVAGLRLGIRMVYGTGFVALSSMFTRRGPTRPRTPCVLLGMGEAGEGMLRESVGNPNSDIRIVAIFDDDKSSHGRCIHGVPVVGALDALPEWKRIEKFKTTEALIATPAQTGEEMRHMMKLCEDSGLTCRRIPSLSEIAAGRVSIKNLRDVNYRDLLGREPVNLDVEGIAGYLRGKTVLVTGAGGSIGSELCRQIAGYGPRKLLLLDASEFALYTIQMELEHELRFHDYETLLGSLCDGKWLRDTLETHRPDVIFHAAAYKHVPMLEVNPWQAIYNNVLATQSLIGHAVRLGVPRLLVVSTDKAVRPTSVMGASKRVTERIMQSHCGNGTRLMAVRFGNVLGSAGSVVPLFRRQIECGGPVTVTHPDVVRYFMTIEEACQLILQAGSMGEGGEIFVLRMGRPVRIADMAADLIRLSGREPGRDVEIRFTGLRPGEKLYEELITQDEGVVPTGHNKIMVLRGQTCESAELAPLIDDLKAAADARDHTLIRQNLVRIVPEYTPDDGS, from the coding sequence GTGAACAAGCGCCTGAAGTCGATCAATTTCTACGTGCTCATCGCCCTCGACGCAGGTCTCGTCAGCGTGGCCCATCTGCTGGCCTACCTCACCCGCTTCGAATTCGACATCCCGCCCCAGCACCTGCAACAGCTCGTGGCCGTGCTGCCCATGCTCGTGCCCATCAAGCTCGTGTGCTTCCTGTCCTTCGACCTGTACAAGGGCATGTGGCGCTACACCAGCCTGCCGGAGCTCGTGGACATCGCCAAGGGCACAGCCGTGGCTTCGGTGCTTGTGCTGGCCTACGTGGTCCTGTTCCACAACTTTCAGGGCTTCTCGCGCTCGGTCTTCATTCTCGACGCGCTCTACACCGTGGCCCTCGTGGCCGGGCTGCGCCTCGGCATCCGCATGGTCTACGGCACAGGCTTCGTCGCGCTCTCCAGCATGTTCACCCGGCGCGGACCAACCCGCCCGCGCACGCCCTGCGTGCTACTCGGCATGGGCGAAGCCGGTGAGGGCATGCTCCGCGAAAGCGTTGGCAATCCGAACTCCGACATCCGCATCGTGGCCATCTTCGACGACGACAAGAGCAGCCATGGACGCTGCATCCACGGCGTGCCCGTCGTCGGCGCGCTCGATGCGCTCCCGGAATGGAAGCGCATCGAGAAATTCAAGACGACCGAGGCGCTCATCGCCACGCCCGCGCAAACTGGCGAGGAAATGCGCCACATGATGAAGCTGTGCGAAGATTCTGGCCTGACCTGCCGTCGCATTCCGAGCCTGTCGGAAATCGCGGCCGGGCGCGTATCCATCAAGAACCTGCGCGACGTGAACTACCGCGACCTCCTCGGCAGGGAACCGGTAAACCTCGACGTGGAAGGCATCGCCGGATACCTGCGCGGCAAGACGGTGCTCGTCACCGGGGCGGGCGGGTCCATCGGCTCCGAACTCTGCCGCCAGATCGCGGGCTATGGTCCTCGAAAACTCCTGCTGCTCGACGCCAGCGAATTCGCCCTTTACACGATCCAGATGGAGCTGGAGCACGAACTGCGCTTCCACGACTATGAAACGCTCCTCGGTAGCCTGTGCGACGGAAAATGGCTGCGCGACACCCTCGAAACCCATCGGCCGGACGTCATCTTCCACGCCGCCGCCTACAAGCACGTGCCCATGTTGGAGGTCAACCCGTGGCAGGCCATCTACAACAACGTCCTCGCCACGCAGAGCCTCATCGGCCACGCCGTACGCCTCGGCGTGCCGCGCCTCCTGGTGGTCAGCACGGACAAGGCCGTACGCCCGACAAGCGTCATGGGCGCATCCAAGCGCGTAACGGAGCGCATCATGCAGTCCCACTGCGGCAACGGCACGCGGCTCATGGCCGTGCGCTTCGGCAATGTGCTGGGTTCGGCGGGGTCCGTGGTGCCGCTGTTCCGCCGCCAGATCGAATGCGGGGGACCAGTCACCGTGACGCACCCGGACGTGGTGCGCTACTTCATGACCATCGAGGAAGCCTGTCAGCTCATCCTTCAGGCCGGAAGCATGGGGGAAGGCGGGGAAATCTTCGTGCTGCGCATGGGCCGCCCGGTGCGCATCGCGGACATGGCGGCGGACCTCATCCGCCTGTCCGGCCGCGAACCGGGGCGCGACGTGGAGATACGCTTCACCGGCCTGCGCCCCGGAGAAAAGCTCTACGAGGAACTCATCACGCAGGATGAGGGCGTGGTACCCACCGGACACAACAAGATCATGGTCCTGCGCGGGCAGACCTGCGAGAGCGCCGAACTCGCCCCGCTCATCGACGACCTCAAGGCCGCCGCCGACGCGCGCGACCATACGCTCATCCGCCAAAATCTCGTCCGCATCGTACCGGAGTACACGCCGGACGACGGCTCCTGA
- the fliR gene encoding flagellar biosynthetic protein FliR, with translation MDIFAFDPESIFSFFLTLFRVSLILFVLPFFGGNSIPNPVKAALCLVLSWAVWPALSFTGVMFPKNIFQITLMIAGELLIGLVLMLVVRFLFAAVQMGGQLIGFQMGFAMINIVDPLTGTSVVVTSHFLYMTTLLTFLTLNGHLYLIQGLADSFALIPPGGLLITPELGEGILRMAGQIFVLAIRIAAPVMAALFMVDLALALVGRAAPQMHVLILGFPIKITVGFFFLGILFTYLSRHVEEFIHTMGPMFHTLLRTMSG, from the coding sequence ATGGACATCTTCGCATTCGACCCCGAATCCATCTTCAGCTTCTTCCTGACCCTCTTCCGGGTCAGCCTGATCCTGTTCGTGCTGCCCTTCTTCGGCGGAAACTCCATCCCCAACCCGGTGAAAGCGGCCCTATGCCTCGTGCTGTCGTGGGCGGTATGGCCCGCGCTGTCGTTCACGGGCGTCATGTTCCCCAAGAACATCTTTCAGATCACGCTCATGATCGCCGGGGAACTGCTCATCGGCCTCGTGCTGATGCTGGTGGTGCGCTTCCTCTTCGCGGCGGTGCAGATGGGCGGCCAGCTCATCGGCTTCCAGATGGGCTTCGCCATGATCAACATCGTCGATCCGCTGACGGGCACCTCCGTTGTGGTCACCTCGCATTTCCTGTACATGACCACCCTGCTTACGTTTTTGACGCTCAACGGGCACCTGTACCTGATTCAGGGTCTGGCGGACAGCTTCGCGCTGATCCCGCCGGGGGGCCTTCTGATCACGCCGGAACTGGGCGAGGGCATACTACGCATGGCGGGGCAGATATTCGTGCTGGCCATTCGCATCGCCGCGCCGGTCATGGCCGCGCTGTTCATGGTGGACCTCGCCCTCGCGCTGGTGGGCCGCGCGGCTCCCCAGATGCACGTGCTCATTCTGGGCTTTCCCATCAAGATCACGGTGGGCTTCTTCTTCCTTGGCATCCTCTTCACGTACCTCTCACGGCACGTGGAGGAATTCATTCACACCATGGGGCCGATGTTCCACACCCTGCTCAGGACGATGAGCGGATAG
- the flhB gene encoding flagellar biosynthesis protein FlhB, translated as MARDPSKTEKATPKRRNKAREEGNVAKSQELGKATILMGGLVALYIFMDLIAKEMKHIFAWFCGEGLLFEVNPQSVYALFTSLSESLALMILPIMAVLLVVAFLTMRLQVGQLWTTKVFEPKFEKIFNVFSGIKRLLLDPKVFIRLGKSVLQALFIGIAPYIVLKSEIPKLAPLFFSNAEGIAAYILTIGLKMSIYALIPMLIIGIADTVYTFWDYNENIKMTKQEIKDEHKQAEGDPIVKGKQREKMMKTMAGRMLQKVPQADVVVTNPTHIAVALKYDAMEAPAPMVLAKGVDHLAEKIKQIARENNIPIRENKPLARALYKSVEIGDVIPEELYQAVASILAQIYKLRRR; from the coding sequence ATGGCGAGAGATCCGAGTAAAACAGAAAAAGCCACACCGAAACGGCGCAACAAGGCCCGCGAGGAAGGCAACGTCGCCAAGAGTCAGGAACTTGGCAAGGCCACCATCCTCATGGGAGGTCTGGTGGCTCTCTACATCTTCATGGATCTCATCGCCAAGGAGATGAAGCACATCTTCGCGTGGTTCTGTGGCGAGGGGCTGCTCTTCGAGGTGAACCCGCAAAGCGTCTACGCGCTGTTCACGTCGCTTTCCGAAAGCCTCGCCCTGATGATCCTGCCCATCATGGCCGTCCTCTTGGTGGTGGCCTTCCTCACCATGCGCCTTCAGGTGGGCCAGCTGTGGACGACCAAGGTCTTCGAGCCGAAGTTCGAGAAGATATTCAACGTCTTCAGCGGCATTAAACGCCTACTCCTCGACCCCAAGGTCTTCATCCGTTTGGGCAAGAGCGTGCTTCAAGCGCTGTTCATCGGCATCGCCCCCTACATCGTCCTCAAGAGCGAGATTCCCAAGCTCGCCCCGCTGTTCTTCTCCAACGCCGAAGGTATCGCGGCCTACATCCTGACCATCGGACTCAAGATGTCCATCTATGCGCTGATCCCCATGCTCATCATCGGCATAGCGGACACGGTGTACACGTTCTGGGACTACAACGAGAACATCAAGATGACCAAGCAGGAGATCAAGGACGAGCACAAGCAGGCCGAGGGCGACCCCATCGTCAAGGGCAAGCAGCGCGAGAAGATGATGAAGACCATGGCCGGGCGCATGCTCCAGAAGGTACCCCAGGCCGACGTGGTGGTCACCAACCCCACGCACATCGCCGTGGCCCTCAAGTACGACGCCATGGAGGCTCCGGCCCCCATGGTCCTCGCCAAGGGCGTCGATCACCTTGCGGAGAAGATCAAGCAGATCGCCCGCGAAAACAACATTCCCATCCGCGAAAACAAGCCGCTGGCACGGGCCTTGTATAAATCGGTGGAGATTGGGGATGTCATCCCCGAGGAGCTGTACCAGGCGGTGGCCTCGATTCTGGCCCAGATATACAAACTCCGCCGTCGCTGA
- the flhA gene encoding flagellar biosynthesis protein FlhA, whose translation MAQPTPIMNMDYQRFAKQGDIMLALGVVIILFVMLIPLPTIILDVMLTCSISLSLVVLITTMFMTSPLEFSIFPTLLLVATLLRLALNVASTRLILLHGDQGTDAAGKVIESFGQFVVGGNFVIGVVIFLILFALNKMVIVNGTTRIAEVAARFTLDSLPGKQMAIEADLNAGLINEEEATARRNAIRKEADFYGAMDGAGKFVSGDVKAGILITFINIIGGIFIGMAQKGMPWSEAAETYTLLTIGDGLVSTIPSLIISTSSGIIVSRAAAEARMGEEFIGQLTFHSRALKLTSFILIIFALVPGMPTMAFLLLAGILYAISIMSARYHQAVAEFGGDPKAGGKKSAQAPALDTPEEVQSLLPLDVLELEVGYGLIPLVDEDQNGNLLARIRSIRRQFALDMGVVVPSLHLRDNLQLKPGQYSVLIKGNEVATGEIIIDHYLAMDPGDAKHRIQGIETQEPAFNLPALWIPEGQKEEAMLAGYTVVDPSTVIATHLTEVFRRNLHEFLGRQETQALLDNLSKRAPKAVEDLVPGTLSLGTVQKVLQNLVRESVSVRDLLTIAETMADFGSSIKDPDQLTEYVRSRMARTIIKPYLDSEGTLPIVTMSHNVERAFTESLRQTEQGTFLAMEPGLAQRIIQEINEAAERAVATDGQPVLLTTPVTRPHLAQLLVRFIPNLPVISQAEIPADIKLVTLANVDINYAG comes from the coding sequence ATGGCACAACCGACTCCGATAATGAACATGGACTACCAGCGCTTCGCCAAGCAGGGCGACATCATGCTGGCGCTCGGCGTGGTGATCATCCTGTTCGTGATGCTCATCCCACTGCCGACCATCATCCTCGACGTGATGCTGACCTGCTCCATCTCGCTCAGTCTGGTGGTGCTCATCACGACCATGTTCATGACGTCCCCCCTCGAATTCTCCATCTTCCCCACACTGCTTCTGGTGGCCACCCTGCTGCGGCTCGCCCTCAACGTGGCGTCCACGCGTCTCATCCTGCTCCACGGCGATCAGGGCACGGACGCGGCGGGCAAGGTCATCGAATCCTTCGGCCAGTTCGTCGTCGGCGGCAACTTCGTCATCGGCGTCGTCATCTTCCTCATCCTGTTCGCGCTGAACAAGATGGTCATCGTCAACGGCACCACGCGCATCGCCGAAGTGGCCGCGCGCTTCACCCTCGACTCCCTGCCCGGCAAGCAGATGGCCATCGAGGCCGACCTCAACGCCGGACTGATCAACGAGGAGGAAGCCACCGCCCGCCGCAACGCCATCCGCAAGGAAGCCGACTTCTACGGCGCCATGGACGGTGCGGGCAAGTTCGTTTCCGGCGACGTGAAGGCTGGCATCCTCATCACCTTCATCAACATCATCGGCGGCATCTTCATCGGCATGGCCCAGAAAGGCATGCCGTGGAGCGAGGCCGCCGAAACCTACACCCTGCTGACCATCGGCGACGGTCTGGTCTCCACCATTCCCTCGCTCATCATCTCCACCAGTTCGGGCATCATCGTCTCCCGCGCGGCCGCCGAGGCCAGAATGGGCGAGGAATTCATCGGCCAGTTGACCTTCCACTCCCGCGCGCTCAAGCTGACGAGCTTCATCCTCATCATCTTCGCGCTGGTTCCGGGCATGCCCACCATGGCCTTCCTGCTGCTGGCGGGCATCCTCTACGCCATCTCCATCATGTCCGCCCGCTACCATCAGGCCGTGGCGGAATTCGGTGGCGACCCCAAGGCTGGCGGCAAGAAGAGCGCGCAGGCCCCGGCCCTCGACACCCCCGAGGAAGTGCAGAGCCTTCTGCCCCTCGACGTGCTGGAGCTGGAGGTCGGCTACGGACTCATCCCGCTGGTGGACGAGGACCAGAACGGCAACCTGTTGGCCCGCATCCGCTCCATCCGCCGCCAGTTCGCGCTGGACATGGGCGTGGTGGTGCCCTCGCTGCACCTGCGCGACAACCTGCAGCTGAAGCCCGGCCAGTACTCCGTGCTCATCAAGGGCAACGAGGTCGCCACCGGCGAAATCATAATCGACCACTATCTGGCCATGGACCCCGGAGACGCCAAGCACCGCATTCAGGGCATCGAAACGCAGGAACCCGCGTTCAACCTGCCCGCGCTGTGGATTCCCGAGGGCCAGAAGGAAGAGGCCATGCTTGCGGGCTACACGGTTGTGGACCCGTCCACGGTCATCGCCACGCACCTCACCGAGGTCTTCCGCCGCAACCTGCACGAGTTCCTCGGCAGGCAGGAGACGCAGGCCCTGCTGGACAATCTCTCCAAGCGCGCGCCCAAAGCCGTGGAGGATCTGGTGCCCGGCACGCTGTCCCTCGGCACGGTGCAGAAGGTGCTTCAGAACCTCGTTCGCGAGAGCGTCTCCGTGCGCGACCTGCTGACCATCGCGGAAACCATGGCCGACTTCGGCTCCAGCATAAAGGACCCGGACCAGCTCACGGAGTACGTCCGCTCGCGCATGGCCCGCACAATCATCAAGCCCTATCTGGACAGCGAAGGCACGCTGCCCATCGTGACCATGTCCCACAACGTGGAGCGAGCATTCACGGAAAGCCTGCGCCAGACCGAACAAGGCACCTTCCTTGCAATGGAACCCGGGTTGGCTCAGCGCATAATTCAGGAGATCAACGAGGCCGCGGAACGCGCCGTGGCGACGGACGGGCAGCCGGTGCTGCTCACCACCCCCGTCACCCGTCCGCATCTGGCACAGCTTCTGGTTCGGTTCATTCCCAACCTGCCTGTCATCTCGCAAGCTGAAATTCCTGCTGACATCAAACTCGTAACCCTCGCAAACGTGGACATCAATTATGCAGGTTAA